A single region of the Methylocystis echinoides genome encodes:
- a CDS encoding UDP-glucuronic acid decarboxylase family protein yields MTKRVLVTGGAGFLGSHLCERLLDNNCEVLCVDNFFTGSRRNITHLLDNKDFELLRHDVTHPLHVEVDEIYNLACPASPIHYQFDPVQTTKTSVMGVINMLGLAKRVKAKILQASTSEVYGDPIVHPQPEEYWGNVNPIGFRSCYDEGKRCAETLIFDYVRQHKIPAKVVRIFNTYGPRMHLKDGRVVSNFVVQALTGCDITIYGDGAQTRSFCYVDDLIEAMMRMMATTPETTGPINIGNPVEFTIRELGELVIELTGSRSRLVFEPLPCDDPKQRQPDIRKAREKLGWEPQIQLRAGLMKTIAYFDELLKKEQPQPA; encoded by the coding sequence ATGACGAAGCGCGTTTTGGTGACAGGTGGCGCTGGCTTCCTTGGTTCTCATTTATGCGAGCGGCTACTCGACAATAATTGTGAAGTGCTTTGCGTCGACAACTTTTTCACGGGGTCGCGCCGGAATATCACGCACCTCCTCGACAACAAGGACTTCGAGCTTCTCAGGCACGATGTCACGCACCCCCTCCATGTGGAGGTTGACGAGATCTATAATCTCGCCTGTCCGGCCTCGCCCATTCACTACCAGTTCGACCCCGTCCAAACGACGAAGACGAGCGTCATGGGCGTCATCAACATGCTTGGCCTCGCCAAGCGCGTGAAGGCCAAGATTCTCCAGGCGTCGACTTCCGAAGTTTACGGCGACCCGATCGTTCATCCGCAGCCTGAGGAATACTGGGGCAACGTCAATCCGATCGGATTTCGCTCCTGCTATGACGAAGGTAAGCGTTGCGCCGAAACCCTGATCTTCGATTACGTCCGGCAGCACAAGATTCCCGCCAAGGTCGTTCGCATCTTCAACACCTATGGTCCCCGGATGCATCTCAAGGACGGGCGGGTGGTCTCCAATTTCGTCGTTCAGGCGCTCACCGGCTGCGATATCACGATCTATGGCGACGGCGCGCAGACGCGGTCGTTCTGTTACGTCGACGATCTGATCGAGGCCATGATGCGCATGATGGCGACAACGCCGGAGACGACAGGTCCGATCAATATCGGCAATCCGGTCGAATTCACCATCCGCGAGCTGGGCGAACTCGTGATCGAACTGACCGGCTCCAGATCACGGCTGGTGTTCGAACCACTGCCCTGCGACGATCCGAAACAGCGCCAGCCGGATATTCGCAAAGCGCGGGAGAAGCTCGGTTGGGAGCCACAAATCCAGCTGCGCGCGGGCCTGATGAAAACCATCGCCTATTTCGATGAGCTGCTCAAGAAAGAGCAGCCGCAGCCGGCCTGA